The following are encoded together in the Proteiniphilum saccharofermentans genome:
- a CDS encoding ATP-binding protein, with amino-acid sequence MKLRDLQQTIQSSCFKGKIILLLGARQVGKTTLLKEVISQIDIPSIWLNVDEADILQAFETATTSTQLLQLIGKNNKLVVIDEAQQITDIGKKLKLIYDTNPDIQIIATGSSSFDLQNKMAEPLTGRKRTFYLYPLSYKEIAQDQSVLEARRLLETRLIFGSYPEVVNNPGSEKSTLIEIANSYLYKDILKLDNIRKPTHIEKLLQSLAFQAGSEVSYNELAQTIGNIDTATVEKYIDLLEKAFIIFKLPALSRNLRNEIKKGKKYYFYDNGIRNVLINNFSGIDLRQDKGALWENFLISERIKNNHYQGRYTNMYFWRTHDKAEIDYIEEEDGLLSAFEFKWKAQKVRFANSFLEAYPNHETAVISRENFEHFVGL; translated from the coding sequence ATGAAACTTCGGGATTTACAGCAAACTATTCAGAGCAGTTGCTTTAAAGGGAAAATCATACTTCTTTTAGGTGCTCGTCAGGTGGGAAAAACGACATTATTGAAAGAGGTCATTTCTCAAATTGACATACCATCCATCTGGTTGAACGTAGATGAGGCTGATATTTTACAGGCTTTTGAAACGGCAACCACCAGCACACAACTATTACAACTGATTGGAAAAAACAACAAACTGGTTGTAATAGATGAAGCCCAACAAATTACGGATATTGGCAAAAAACTAAAATTAATTTACGACACTAACCCCGATATCCAGATTATTGCTACCGGGTCCTCTTCTTTTGATTTACAGAATAAGATGGCAGAACCACTCACCGGGAGAAAACGAACATTTTATCTGTATCCTCTTAGTTATAAGGAAATAGCACAGGATCAGTCTGTTCTGGAAGCGAGAAGACTTTTGGAAACACGGCTGATTTTTGGCTCATATCCTGAAGTAGTAAACAATCCGGGTAGTGAAAAGAGTACACTTATTGAGATTGCGAATAGCTATCTGTATAAAGATATCCTGAAACTGGACAATATCCGTAAGCCTACTCATATTGAAAAATTGCTACAGTCTTTGGCGTTCCAGGCTGGCAGCGAAGTCAGCTACAACGAATTGGCCCAAACCATCGGGAATATAGATACTGCGACAGTAGAAAAATACATTGATCTACTTGAAAAAGCGTTTATCATATTTAAATTACCTGCTTTAAGCCGAAACCTGCGCAACGAAATAAAAAAAGGGAAGAAGTATTATTTTTACGACAATGGTATACGCAATGTACTTATTAATAACTTTTCCGGTATTGATTTAAGACAAGACAAAGGGGCTTTGTGGGAAAACTTCCTGATTTCGGAACGGATAAAAAACAATCACTATCAGGGACGATATACCAATATGTACTTCTGGCGAACGCATGATAAGGCGGAAATTGACTACATTGAAGAAGAAGACGGATTGCTGAGCGCTTTTGAATTTAAGTGGAAAGCACAAAAGGTTCGTTTTGCCAATTCCTTTCTGGAAGCATATCCTAACCACGAGACAGCAGTAATCAGCCGAGAAAATTTTGAACACTTTGTCGGCTTGTAA